The Halomonas sp. HAL1 genome segment GTTGGCTCGCCGTATTTCTTTTGCAGGTCTTTTTCAAGCGAGCCCGCGTTGACGCCGATGCGAATCGGAATCCCATTGTCACGGGCCGCACTTACCACCGCGCGCACGCGGTCTTCGCGGCCGATGTTGCCTGGGTTGATGCGCAGGCAGTCGACGCCTAACTCGGCAACGCGCAGGGCAATTTTGTAATCAAAATGGATGTCGGCAACCAGCGGGACATTGACCAGCTTTTTGATCTGGCCAAAGGTTTCGGCGGCGTCCATATCTGGCACGGAGACGCGCACGATATCGGCACCGGCTTTTTCCAGCTGCTGAATTTGCGCTACGGTCGCGGCCACATCCAGAGTGTTGGTGTTGGTCATGCTTTGTACGGCAATGGGCGCATCACCGCCCACGGCTACATTTCCAACCTGAATCTGACGGGAATGGCGGCGTTTTATCGGAGAAGGGGCGTGCATAGGACGGGTCACTCTCCCAAGGTGAATCGGGCAACATTGTTGGCGCCTGCGCGGGCGGGAAGATCAACTTCCTCGCCTTGGTAGCGCAGTTCAACGCCGGTGGCATTACCCACGGTTAAACGAAAAGGGGGTTCACCTTCGACGCTTGTCGAGGTGCCGGGCGTTTGTAGACCAACGAAAACGCGCTGGTTGGTGGCATCAAAAATTTCAGTCCACGACTGCTCGTTAAACGTCAGCTCAAGCACATTGGCATTGGTAGCTGGCTCTGCAGCGGCGGTTTGCTCGCTGTCAGCGCCATTCTGCTCAGTACTGCTTTCTTCACTACTCGTCTCTTCGCTATCAGTTTCTGCAGTAGTGCTGAGTTCATCATTTTCATTGGCAGCGCTATTGTCGCTATCCTGCAGTGGCTCATCTAGCCCAGCAATGGCGTCAGCGTCATCTTGCGCGCTGGGGGCTTGGTCTTGTGAAACTGTAGGTGTAACGCGAGCAGCATCGCTTTGCAGCGACGCGCTTTCGTCGCCACTGGTAAAGCTCGAATCAGAGCTCTCTTCTGCGTCAGCTGGTTCACCTGCTGGCTCTGCAGAGCCGGGAGCGGTCTCTTCCGTGGAAGTGGAGCCAAAGCCCGGCGGCTCGTTGCCGCCTCGGCTTTGCCACCACATCACGGTCACGGCGATAAGGCCGACGATCACTAACAGGGTAACCAGCTTAAATAGCCAAGCGCCAACGCGGGAGGGCGGCCTGGCGGTAGAGACAGGCGTCACTTTGCGTTCGGTGTCGGTACCGCCACTGCGGGCTTGATACGCCTCAAGCACCAGCCGGTCATCCATTCCCAGGTATCTGGCGTAAGAGCGCAGATAGCCGCGCCGATAAGCGGCGACGGGTATCTCTTGATAATCATCTTGCTCAAGCCCTTCCACCACGGCGGGGCGCAGATTTAGCGCTCGGGCCGCATCGGTGAGTGGAATGCCGAGCTGCTCGCGTTGGCGAGCAAGCAGTTCGCCAGGCGAAGCGCTACCAGTAGTGTTAGGACTATCGATAATGTTTTCTTGTGACTGTGTATCGCTCATGGCTGAGCATCCTTCATTAAATAAGCGGTGATCAGGGCGTCAATCAGTCAGTCGTTGCCTAGCAAGCGCTGGTATTCGGCGGCAACATCATGCTCGCCGCGTGCGTGGGCGATATCAACCGCCATTCTTAGCGCTGCTTGGTCGGGCTCGGCGAGCTGTAAATAGGTTTGCAGCGGCGCCCAGGCCTGAGTGTAATGGCCCTGCGAATATTCGAGTTCAGCTAACATTAAATAGCCGCGTGCATTACGCGGATCAATACTCTGCGCGCGCTCCAACCGAGCGCGCGCTTTATCAAATTCTTCCAGTGCCAGATAACACTGCCCTAAATTAGTAAATAGCTGGGCACGGTTGGCGTACTGGGCATCCTCGGATGCGGTCTCTAACTGTTCGCAGGCAGCGTTGAAATTGCCCTGCCCGTATAAAAACGCCGCATAGTTGTTGCGGGCGCGTGTGTAATCCGGCTCAGCATTAACCGCCTGTTGAAAATAGTCGTTGGCAAGCGCGCTCTCGCCCTGGCGTTGGTAAACCAGCGCTAGTGCTTGCAATGCTTCTGCATGGCGTGGGGCAATCTCTAATGCCCGGTCCAGTGCATTGAGTGCGCGAGGAAGATTGTTACGTTCCAGGTAAGCAACGCCTAATTGGGTATAGGCGTCTGCCGCCGCTGGGTTGGCCTGAGATGTCTGGGTACTGGACGAAGCACAGCCGACTAGCCACAGGCTGCCGATAAGAACGGCTAGCATGGGCACCCGTGATGGGTGTAGGCGCCTGCGGTGAGCGATCATGTAAATCCTCTTGTGGTGAACGTCCAACAACTAACCTGATGCTACATAAAAACCGTGACCATCAAAGCGCCGTGCTAGGCGGAAGTCAAGATAAGCCCTGTTTACGTTTAGTCAGCATCAAGCTGTACCGACTGAATATAGCGTTCGCTGCGTTTGGTGCGGTCTTTCACGCGACCAACGAGTTGGCCACAGGCGGCGTCGATATCTTCACCGCGGGTCGTTCTGACCGTGGCGTTGTAATTCAAATCGTACAACCACTGCTGAAAACGCATGACTTGGTTGCGCGATGGCTTTTCGTACCCTGAGTTGGGGAACGGATTAAAGGGAATCAGATTGATCTTACACGGCAGCTCTTTAAGCAGTGCCGCGAGCTGCTCAGCGTGTTCCTGCTGATCGTTGATGTCTTTGATCAGCGTATATTCGATCGTGACCTGACGATTGTCCGGGCACTTGGCAAGGTAGCGATGGCACGCATCCAGCAGCGCACGAATATTATATTTGCGGTTGATGGGCACCAGCGTATTACGCAACTCATCATTGGAGGCGTGCAGCGAAATCGCTAAGCTGACATCCATTTCATCGCCGAGCTTGTCGATCATCGGTACCACACCGGAAGTCGACAGCGTCACGCGGCGTTTGGATAAGCCATAGCCGTTGTCGTCAAGCATCAGCTTCATGGCGGGCACGACGTTATCAAAGTTAAGCAGGGGCTCGCCCATGCCCATCATTACCACGTTGGTGACTGGGCGGTTGGCCGTATCGCGACGCGGGCCAACGCTACGCTGGGCGACCCATACCTGGCCGATAATTTCAGCGGCGGTTAAATTGCGCTGAAATCCCTGTTTGCCGGTCGAGCAAAAACTGCAATCCAGCGAACAGCCCACCTGGGAGGAGACACACAGCGTACGGCGTTTACCGTTTTCGGCCGGGATCAACACCGTTTCGACGTAGCTGCCATCTTCTACCTCAAGCACCCACTTACGCGTGCCGTCGCTAGAGGTGCCTTCGTAGATCACCGCTGGGCCACGAATTTCAGCTACCCGCGCCAGTTTTTCACGCAGTGGCTTGGAGAGATTCGTCATGGCAGCAAAGTCATCACTGCCTTCCTGGTGAATCCACTTCATCAGCTGCGCAGCACGGAATTTCTTTTCGCCAATCGACAGAAAGAAGTCTTCCATCTGCTCGCGGGACATGCCAAGCAGGTTGTGACGTTCAGGCGTCGCTTTGGCAGCAGGCGTGCTGGCGGCGTCTGAGCTATCAGCGTCAGTACGGGGGGCGGGCGTATGTTGGGCTACAGTGGTGGTCATGGCGGTCAGCGTTTTAGAAAGGGGCGGGGGCGAGGCCCCCGCAAAATGGCCGGCAACGGAAGTAGATGCGGCGGCGCTACCTGAAAGGCTTAGCGCGGGCAGATTTCGTCGTTGCCAAAGAAGTAGCTAATTTCGCGCTCAGCGCTTTCCGGAGAATCAGAACCATGGACAGCGTTCGCATCGATTGTTTCCGCAAAATCAGCGCGAATAGTGCCTGGTGCTGCTTCTTTCGGGTTAGTTGCGCCCATCAGATCACGGTTTTTAGCGATGGCGCCTTCACCTTCAAGCACTTGTACAACGACCGGGCCAGAGGTCATGAAACCGACCAGATCTTTAAAGAAAGGACGCTCTTTGTGCTCTGCGTAGAAACCGCCAGCCTTCTCTTCAGAGAGGTGAACCATCTTCGCGGCAACAACGTTCAGGCCGGCTTTTTCAAAGCGGGCGATGATCTCACCGATCGCATTTTTAGCAACGGCATCAGGCTTGATGATAGAAAGAGTGCGTTCAGTAGCCATGTAAATGGTCTCCATAAATGGGGGCTAAGCAAAATTGCCGCCCCAGAAAGCCGGGGCGGCCTAGAAAATAATTCGGCTAATAGCATTTCAGCAGCTAGCGTTTCACAAGCGTACGGGAGTACCCGGCGGCCTGATGTTAGGTATTCAGGGGCGCGATTATAACGCTTAAGCCGGGGGATGAATACCGGTGATGAGAGCTGTCCGCGCAAAGGCTAAACAGTAAAGCTTTCGCCGCAACCGCATTCGTCTTTGACGTTAGGGTTGTTGAAGCGGAAAAAGCGGTTTAAACCTTCGCTGACATAATCCACTTCGCTACCGTTGAGCATCTCGACCGCATCGGGCGCCACATAGACACTGGCGCCGTGCTCTTGAAAATGGACTTCTTCTTCGCTAACGGTGTCGGCGAAATCGAGTACGTAGCTGTAGCCGGAGCAACCGCTTGGCTTGACCGAAACGCGTAGGCCTAGGCCTTGTCCGCGCTCATCAAGCACATGACGAATCTGTTGTGCGGCAGCCGGGGTAATGTTGAGTGTTGCCATGAGGCGTTCTCCTTAAAAATAGTCAGCCGCTTAACCGGGCGGTGTACGTAAACCGCTCACCGCGTGGCGTATGAGCGTTAGCGCATGATCGATTTCTGCTTCGGTAGTAAAACGCCCGAAGCTAAAGCGCAGCGACGAGAGCGCCAGCGAGCGGGGCGTGCCGATGCCAAGCAGTACATAAGAAGGGTCAACGCTTGCCGAGTTGCACGCGGAGCCAGTAGAGACCGCTACATCGCGCAGCGCCATCAGTAATGACTCACCGTCGACGCCTTCAAACGCCAGGTTGAGAATGTTGGGAACCGCATTATCTAGTGGTGTGTTAGCAAAAACACCTTCAACGCCTTCAAGTCCGCGCAAAAAACGCTGCTGCAAACGGCTAATGTGAGCGTTGTCGTCATCGTACTGCTGCTGCATCAGCGCGAAAGCTTCGCCCATGCCAGCAATTTGGTGCGTCGGTAGCGTGCCGGAACGCATGCCGCGTTCGTGACCGCCGCCATGGATCAATGCCTCTACGCGAATGTCTGGGTGGCGCTTCACATATAGCGCGCCGACGCCTTTGGGGCCGTAGGTCTTGTGCCCAGAGAGCGACATCAGGTCAATCTGCTGGGCCATTACGTCTAAGGGGATGCGACCTACCGCCTGGGCGGCATCGGTATGAAAGACCGCACCAAACTCATGAGCAATGGCTGCCAAGGCGGCAATATCGTTGATGCTGCCCAGCTCATTATTAACCGCCATGAGTGAGACCAGTGCAGTATCGTCGCGCATGGCTTCGCGCAGCTTTTCAGGCTGAATACAGCCATCCCGCCCAGGCGTGAGCCACGTCACCTCAAACCCCTCTTTTTCCAATGCATGGGCCGTGTCTACGATGGCTTTATGCTCAATCGTCGAGGTCACCAAGTGTAGGCCGCGCTCGCGGTTAGCGCGCATAAAGCCGATCAGCGCCAGGTTGTCCGCTTCGGTGGCACCGCTGGTCCAGACAATTTCTCGTGGGTCGGCGCCAATCGCGTCGGCCACTTGGCGGCGGGCCTGCTCAACCACCTGTTCTGCCTGCCAACCTAACATATGGCTGCGCGAAGCCGGGTTGGCGAATAGCTGGTCAACCGTTAGGTAGCGCTGCATAACCTCAACCACGCGGGCATCCGCCGGCGCGGTGGCGGCGTAATCCAGGTAAATGGGCAGCGTGGGTGTGGTCATCGTTACGTTCCGGCGGTTGATCGGTCAGGGTAATTGGGTATGTGTCTTGGGTCAGGGTGAGGAGGCGAGAATCCCTGCCTCGGCACGCTGTTTCTGTCGTGTCGCAATACGTATGACATCAGGACGCAACATCAGTTGTGCCAGCGTCATGTCGTCAAGAAAGTGACGTATCTGAACAGAAAGCTCGCACCACAAATGGTGCGTTAGGCAGGTGTCGCCCTGCTGGCAGTCGGAAAGCCCTTGGCAGCGGGTGGCATCAACGCTTTCATTCACTGCGTCAATCACCTTGGAAACGCTAATCTCTTCCGCAGGTTGTGACAGCAGATACCCGCCACCTGGGCCGCGTACGCTGTTGACCAAGCCTGCACGGCGCAGGCGAGCAAAAAGCTGCTCTAAATAGGAGAGCGATATCTCTTGGCGCTGGGAGATATCGCTTAGGCTGGTCGGGCCGTTGTGGGCATGCAAGGCTAAATCGAGCATGGCGGTAACGGCGTAACGGCCTTTGGTGGTCAAGCGCATGGCAAGCCCCTCGACGCTGAACGCTCAGCGCACTGACGGCAAATGTGTTGCCATTATGGGAAAACCTGAGTGCTTTGGTCAACCATTACGCGGCGGCAGTGTTTCTTGCTCGGTCTCTTGCCCATCCTCTTGCTTAGCTGATGGCGGTGTCGCCGAGCGTTTGCCAACGCCTGGGCAGCCGGTGTCGTGCTCATCCAGAATGCCGGCAAAATCTTCTTCGCGTAGCGCCGGGAGCTGGCCGTCACGGTAGTTGTCGTCTAGCTTGCGCAGGGTTGAGCACATGCGCTCAATACGTTCATCCACGGCGTGCATATGGTCGAGCATGGCCTGCATTGAGCGGGCTACGGGGTCGGGCATATCCTGGCTGACACCATAAGCATCAAAGCCAAATTTCTGGCAGATAGCCTCGCGACGGGCGGGGTCGACATCCAGCGCCTCTTCCACATCAGGGTCGGTGCGTTTGACAATTTTACCGGGAATACCGACCACTGTGGCGCCCGGCGGTACTTCTTTCGTCACCACCGCGTTAGAGCCAATTTTGGCTCCGGCGCCCACGGTGAAGGGGCCCAGTATCTTGGCGCCCGCGCCGACAATCACTCCATCGCCCAGCGTCGGGTGGCGCTTGCCCTTGTTCCAACTGGTGCCGCCTAGCGTAACTCCCTGGTACAGCGTGACGTTATCGCCGACCTGAGCCGTTTCACCAATCACCACGCCCATGCCGTGGTCGATGAAAAAGCGTCGTCCGATGGTGGCGCCCGGGTGGATCTCGATACCGGTCAGCCAGCGTGAAAACGTCGATAGCGTCCGCGCTAGCCATTTGAGGTTTTTTTTCCACAGCCAGTGGCCGCAGCGATGCAGCAGTAGAGCGTGCAGGCCGGGGTAGTTGGTCAGCACCTCAAGAAAGTTACGTGCGGCTGGGTCGCGGTCAAATACGCTGTTGATGTCTTCACGTAGACGTTGAAACATGAGGTGATCCTTGGGCGGTAGAGGTGCAGTCACTCAACTAAGTGCATCGCATGAAGATAACTAAACAGACCTTCAACGTGGGGGCGTTAGATAGCGTCTTCAAGTCAGCATCTTCAAGCCTAATCAATTATGACTTGGTTTGCTTGGTGTTGGCGGCCTTCTCGGTGGCCGACAGTATTCCACGCAGAATATTCATTTCCATCCGCTCCGGACGGGCGCGCAGATACAAGCGGCGCAGTCTCGCCATCAGTTGCCGCGGCTGATCGGGGTCATGAAAGTCGATACCGATCAGCGTGCGCTCCAAATGCTCAAAATAGCGCTCAAGCTCCGCGTGAGTGGCCAGATCATCGTTATCGCTCGGCGTCGCTGAAGGCGCATCCGCCTGGCTTAGCCAAGCCATGCGACACTCATAGGCAAGCACCTGCACCGCCGCCGCCAAATTGAGCGAGCTGAAATCGGCATTAGTCGGAATATGCACGTGAGCATGACAGCGCTGTAGCTCAGCATTGGTCAGGCCGCTGTCCTCGCGGCCAAACACCAACGCCACGCGTGACTCAGCCGTTTGGCACTCGGCGGGCAGCCGGTCGGCTAATTCTCGCGGTGAGAGCATCGGCCATGGCAGGGTGCGTGAGCGCGCACTGGCGCCCACGGCCAGGGTGCAATCAGCCACTGCTTCTTCAAGATTAGCGTGCACACTGGCTTGATGAAGCAGGTGGTCAGCGCCGGACGCGCGGGAAATGCTGTCCTGGGTAATGACCTCGCAGCGGGGGGCAACAAGGGCTAAATCTGCCAAGCCCATATTGTGCATGGCGCGTGCCACGCCGCCGATATTGCCAGGGTGGCTAGTGCCGATAAGAACAATGCGAATGCGCTCAAGCATGATAAGGCTCGGTAAATAGTCTTTGTTAATAAGATCCGGTTAATAAGATCCTGCTAATGAGGCCCTGTTAATAAAAACAAGGGATCATTAAATGCGTAAAACGCGCAGTCTAGCATGAGTCGATGGCATGCCCGAGAGTGGTCTGCTAGAATTGCGCGCCAAAGGCGGCACCTGTGCCTACTTATGCTCTATTATTAGCATCACGTTCTTTAACATCACTGTCACAAGGCCCAACCATGAATCCGATGGTCCAATTTACGCTGCGCGCTGCGCGTGGCGCTGTTGAACACTTTCTGCGCGTACGCGAACGTATTGAAAACGCTCACGATGAATTTAACCTTGATCGCCTGCTCGATGAGACAGCGCGCAAGGCCGAGGCGACGATTGTTCAGCAGTTGGAGCGCGGTTACCCCCAGCACGGTGTGACCGGCCGCTTTACGCCACATCGCGCGGGTGAAGGCGAAGGCGCGGATACCGTCTGGAAAATTGAACCGATGCACGGCTACTCCAACTTAGCCGTTGCCGGTAAGGGCTTTGCACTCTCAGTGGTGTGTCTAGTCAAAGGTCGTCCCGAGCACGCAGTGATTATCTGCCCGTTCTCCGACGACGAATATATCGCCAGCCGCGGTCGCGGTGCCCAGCACAATGACAAGCGCATGCGTGTTAGCAAGCCGACCGCCATCAGCGGTACGCGCATGGCCATGAGCCTGCCGGAAGTTTGGCTGCGTCCGCGTAATTTGCCTGCCTATCTAACCGTTTCACAGCAGCTTGCCCCACAGGTAGAAAACCTGCTGGCAACAGGCTGTGGGTTGCTGGATTTGTGTGAGTTAGCCACTGGGCGAGTGGACAGTGCTTTCGTGCTCGGCTTGGAAGAGCAGGACATGCTGGTAGGCACCCTGTTCCTGAAAGAGTCAGGCGCCTTGATGGGCACGCCGGATGGCCAGCCCTCGGTGAAAGTGGAAGGGCAGTTAATGGCTGCTGGGCCGCGTCTTTATAAAGCACTGATCAAGCAGCTAACGCCACACTTTTAAGCAGCAATGCTGAGCTTTTAAAGATAAAAGCTGTAAAGATGAAAAAAGCCCCTGCTGGTAACCCAGCAGGGGCTTTTTTGTCGGCTAAAGAAGCCATCTAAATGGACGAGCCGTTAAGGCAACTCCTCCTCTTCTTCATCAAGCTCTTTCTTGGTGGGAATCAAATCTTCCCGCGACAGCTTCAGCGGTAGCAGCAGCGCCGCGGCAATATAGATAGAAGAGAACGTACCCACGACGATGCCGACCAGCAGCGCAATGGCAAAGTTCTCAATCATATCCCCGCCCAGCAGCAGTAGCGCAAGCAGCACCAGAATAGTGGTGCCCGAGGTTGCGAGGGTGCGCGAGAGCGTGGCGTTAATCGCTTCGTTGAAGATCTGCGGCATATCGTCGATGCGCGAGGTGCGGATGGCCTCGCGCACACGGTCATAAACCACGATGGTATCGTTCAACGAGTAGCCGATAACCGCTAGGATTGCTGCGAGCACGGTGAGGTCGAAATCGAGCTGAAACAGCGCGAAAACGCCCACCACAATGATCACGTCATGCAGCAGTGCCAGCAGTGCGCCAATCGCAAACTTGTACTGAAAGCGGAAGGCCACGTAGAGCATCACCACGCCAAGGGCCACCAGCAGGCCCAGGCCGCTTTGATCGCGGAGTTGGTCACCGACTTGGGAGCCAACAAACTCAGAGCGCACTAGATTGACCGTATCGCCATCATTACGCAGCAAGTTGACGACTTCGCCACCGACATCGGCATCAAACGCTTGTTGTAAGCGGATCAATACTTCTGTTGACGCCCCAAAGGTCTGCACGGAGACATCTTGGAAACCGCTCTCTTCAAGCAGCACACGAATAGCATCAAGTGAGGGCGCAGCGCCATAACGCACCTCAACCAATGTACCGCCGGTGAAATCCAGCCCCAGGTTGAGCTGCTGGAACAGAATGGCGCCAATCGACACGACCAAAAGCAAAGCAGAGACGACAAACGCGATATTGCGTCGTCCCATAAAGTCGATTTGCAGGTGTGATAGGGGTTTCATTACCACCTCTTAAGTTCTGGGCTAAGCACGTGGATTAGATCCACAGCTTTTTGACGGGTTTGCTGCCATAGAACAAGTTGACCATGGCGCGAGTCACCATCAGAGCGGTGAACAGCGACGTCAAAATGCCGATAGAGAGCGTGACGGCAAACCCTTTCACCGGGCCGGAGCCAATCGAGAACAGGATAACGGCCACCAGCAGCGTGGTGATATTGGCGTCGACGATGGAGGTGAAGGCGCGCTCATAACCGGCTTGAATCGCCTGTTGCACCGACATGCCGTTGCGCAGCTCTTCGCGTATTCGCTCAAAGATCAGCACGTTGGCATCGACCGCCATGCCCAGCGTCAACACGATACCGGCAATACCCGGCAGCGTTAGCGTGGCGCCCAGCATTGACATCACCGCGACCAGCAGCGTTAAGTTCAGCGCCAGGGCAATGTTGGCAAACACGCCAAACACCTTGTAACGCACCAGCATGAACAGCACGACCAGCAGCAGACCGATCTGCACCGAGAGCAAACCGCGTTCAATATTCTCAGCGCCCAGGCTTGGCCCAATCGTGCGCTCTTGCACGAAGTAGATGGGGGCTGCAAGGGAACCCGAACGCAGCAGTAGCGCAAGTTCAGCGGCTTCTGTCGGCGAGTCCAGACCGGTGATCCGGAAGCTGTTACCCAGGGCGCTTTGAATCGTTGCCAGACTGATTAGGCCGCGCTCAACATAGGGTTCGCGCTCAATGGTTTCTTCACCCGTTTCCGGGTCGGTCACCACGGTATCTTCGCTCTTGTGCTCAATGAACAGCACCGCCATGTTGCGACCAATGTTGGTGCGCGTCGCGCGGTTCATCAGCGTACCGCCGGTGCCATCCAGGTCAATATTGACCTGAGGACGGCCATTTTCATCGAAACTGTTGCTGGCACTGGAAACGCTATCACCGGTAATGATCACATCGCGCATTAGCTCAGCGGTGCGCGCAGGCTCGTTACGAAACGTTAGGGTTTCTGTTTCGTTTTCCGGGGTGTCGGGGCGGGCTTCCAGGCGGAATTCCAGATTGGCCGTTGCGCCTACAATGCGCTTGGCGGCCACGGTGTCTTGAATGCCGGGAAGTTCGACCACGATTTGGTTGGGCCCCTGGCGCTGCACCATGGGCTCTGCCACGCCCAGTTCATTGACCCGGTTGCGTAGGGTGGTCAAGTTCTGGTTGATCGCGTAATCCTGAATTTCGCTGACCGACTGATCGCTAAGCGTCATTACCAGCGTTGAAGCGCGGCCATCGCCTTCGCTGCTGTATTCAAACTCAGGAAAGTCGCGGCTAATCAGGCTGCGGGCTGTGTCGCGGTCTTCGGTGCTGGCGAAATCGATCGAAAGCGAACGCTCTTCCACCTCAGTATTGCGGTAGCGGATACGCTCACCACGTAGCAGTTCACGCATGGCACTGCCGTTGACTTCCAGGCGCTGGGTTAGCGCGGCGTCCATATCTACTTCCAGCAGGAAGTGCACGCCACCGCGCAAATCAAGACCTAACGTCATGGGGGAAGCAGAGAATGCCTGTAGCCACTCCGGCGTTGCTTCAGCAAGGTTTAGCGCTACCGTTGCCTCATCGCCTAAAAGGTCGGCGGCAATGTCGCGTGCGGGCAGTTGATCATCGTCTTGGCGCAAACGAATGAGCCACTGACCGTTCTCTTCTTCGAGCGCTTTGATCGCAATGCCGTTTTCGCTGAGCGCGGTTTCAACACGGTCTATCTGTTGCTCATTCAGCGAATCGCCTTGGGCGCTGCTGATTTGAATAGCGGGATCTTCGGGGAACAGATTGGGAAGCGAGTAGATAAGGCCAACCACCAGGACGACCAGTATCAGCAGATACTTCCACAGGGGGTAACGGTTGAGCATGCAAGCCCTGCCTTCAATTACAAACGGAATGCTGTGCACGGACTCGCCGTGCACAGCAAAGTTCACCATCATTTATACCATGTCACCCCTGCCGGGGTGGCTGGCACTGGCTCGGCAGGGGTAATGCAAGGTTTAGATGGACTTGATGGTGCCTTTAGGCAGTACGGCGGCAACGGCGTTCTTCTGCACGTTAACTTCGGTGCCTTCAGAGATCTCGATGGTCAGGAACTCGTCGCTCACCTTAGTGATACGACCCACCAAACCGCCACCAATGACGATCTCATCGCCTTTGTCCAGATTGGTGACTAGCTGCTTGTGCTGCTTAGCGCGTTTGGCTTGCGGGCGCCACAACAGGAAGTAGAAAATCAGCACGAAGCCGACCAGCATGACGATTTGCGCAATACCACCGCCAGCGGCGGCTTCTTGGGCATGGGCTGGTGAGATGAAGAAATCCAGCATTGTAGAGAGCTCCTGAGTTAGAAAAAGTTTAGGTTTTTAAAGGCTTAGTTATAAAAGCTTGGTTGTTAAAAGCTTGGTGCAAAAAAACATAGTCGAACAGTTTAAACCACGCGCCAAGGCGCGTGGCGATTAATTCGCTAGATTTTAGGTAGCAAGGGGAGGCACTGGCAGGCCGCGCCGTGCATAGAAGCCTTCCACAAAGGTCGTCAATGTACCCGCTTCAATTGCCGCGCGCAAATCAGCCATCACACGCTGGTAGTAACGTAAGTTGTGGATGGTGTTGAGCATTGAGCCGAGCATTTCATTGCAGCGGTCTAAGTGGTGCAGGTAGCCCCGCGAGAAACTCTTGCAGGTATGGCAATCGCACTCTTCGTCAAGCGGGCGGGTGTCAAAACGGTGCTTGGCGTTACGAATTTTGACCGTGCCTTCTGAGGTGAACAGATGGCCGTTACGCGCGTTGCGGGTGGGCATCACGCAATCGAACATATCCACGCCGCGACGAACGCCTTCCACCAGGTCTTCGGGTTTGCCGACACCCATTAGGTAGCGCGGCATCTCATCCGGCATCCAGGTGGGCAGGTAGTCGAGCACCTTGATCATCTCTTCTTTCGGCTCGCCGACGGAAAGCCCACCAATCGCCAAACCATCAAAGCCGATCTCCAGCAGCCCTTTGAGCGAGCGTTCGCGCAGTTCAGGATGCATGCCGCCCTGAATAATACCGAACAGCGCGGAGGGTGAATCGCCGTGGGCATCCCGCGAGCGTTTGGCCCAGCGCAGCGACAGCTCCATCGATTTCTCGGCTTCCTCAAAGGTGGCCGGGTAGGGCGTGCACTCATCAAAGATCATGACCACATCGGAGCCCAACGAACGTTGAACCGCCATGGACTCTTCCGGGCCCATAAAGACTTTGCTGCCATCCACCGGTGAGCGGAAGTGCACGCCCTGCTCGGTGATCTTGCGCGTCTCACCCAGGGAAAAAACCTGGAAGCCGCCGGAGTCGGTCAGAATCGGTTTATCCCACTGGGCGAAGTCGTGCAGGTCGCCGTGGGCTTCAATTACCTCGGTGCCGGGGCGCAGCCAGAGGTGAAAGGTGTTGCCCAAGATGATTTCGGCACCGATCTCTTTGACGGAATCCGGCGTCATGCCTTTCACCGTGCCGTAAGTGCCTACTGGCATAAACGCCGGGGTTTCGACCGTGCCACGGGGGAAGTG includes the following:
- the pilW gene encoding type IV pilus biogenesis/stability protein PilW; the encoded protein is MIAHRRRLHPSRVPMLAVLIGSLWLVGCASSSTQTSQANPAAADAYTQLGVAYLERNNLPRALNALDRALEIAPRHAEALQALALVYQRQGESALANDYFQQAVNAEPDYTRARNNYAAFLYGQGNFNAACEQLETASEDAQYANRAQLFTNLGQCYLALEEFDKARARLERAQSIDPRNARGYLMLAELEYSQGHYTQAWAPLQTYLQLAEPDQAALRMAVDIAHARGEHDVAAEYQRLLGND
- a CDS encoding RodZ domain-containing protein; translation: MSDTQSQENIIDSPNTTGSASPGELLARQREQLGIPLTDAARALNLRPAVVEGLEQDDYQEIPVAAYRRGYLRSYARYLGMDDRLVLEAYQARSGGTDTERKVTPVSTARPPSRVGAWLFKLVTLLVIVGLIAVTVMWWQSRGGNEPPGFGSTSTEETAPGSAEPAGEPADAEESSDSSFTSGDESASLQSDAARVTPTVSQDQAPSAQDDADAIAGLDEPLQDSDNSAANENDELSTTAETDSEETSSEESSTEQNGADSEQTAAAEPATNANVLELTFNEQSWTEIFDATNQRVFVGLQTPGTSTSVEGEPPFRLTVGNATGVELRYQGEEVDLPARAGANNVARFTLGE
- a CDS encoding iron-sulfur cluster assembly accessory protein, encoding MATLNITPAAAQQIRHVLDERGQGLGLRVSVKPSGCSGYSYVLDFADTVSEEEVHFQEHGASVYVAPDAVEMLNGSEVDYVSEGLNRFFRFNNPNVKDECGCGESFTV
- the ndk gene encoding nucleoside-diphosphate kinase, which translates into the protein MATERTLSIIKPDAVAKNAIGEIIARFEKAGLNVVAAKMVHLSEEKAGGFYAEHKERPFFKDLVGFMTSGPVVVQVLEGEGAIAKNRDLMGATNPKEAAPGTIRADFAETIDANAVHGSDSPESAEREISYFFGNDEICPR
- a CDS encoding aminotransferase class V-fold PLP-dependent enzyme produces the protein MTTPTLPIYLDYAATAPADARVVEVMQRYLTVDQLFANPASRSHMLGWQAEQVVEQARRQVADAIGADPREIVWTSGATEADNLALIGFMRANRERGLHLVTSTIEHKAIVDTAHALEKEGFEVTWLTPGRDGCIQPEKLREAMRDDTALVSLMAVNNELGSINDIAALAAIAHEFGAVFHTDAAQAVGRIPLDVMAQQIDLMSLSGHKTYGPKGVGALYVKRHPDIRVEALIHGGGHERGMRSGTLPTHQIAGMGEAFALMQQQYDDDNAHISRLQQRFLRGLEGVEGVFANTPLDNAVPNILNLAFEGVDGESLLMALRDVAVSTGSACNSASVDPSYVLLGIGTPRSLALSSLRFSFGRFTTEAEIDHALTLIRHAVSGLRTPPG
- the rlmN gene encoding 23S rRNA (adenine(2503)-C(2))-methyltransferase RlmN — its product is MTTTVAQHTPAPRTDADSSDAASTPAAKATPERHNLLGMSREQMEDFFLSIGEKKFRAAQLMKWIHQEGSDDFAAMTNLSKPLREKLARVAEIRGPAVIYEGTSSDGTRKWVLEVEDGSYVETVLIPAENGKRRTLCVSSQVGCSLDCSFCSTGKQGFQRNLTAAEIIGQVWVAQRSVGPRRDTANRPVTNVVMMGMGEPLLNFDNVVPAMKLMLDDNGYGLSKRRVTLSTSGVVPMIDKLGDEMDVSLAISLHASNDELRNTLVPINRKYNIRALLDACHRYLAKCPDNRQVTIEYTLIKDINDQQEHAEQLAALLKELPCKINLIPFNPFPNSGYEKPSRNQVMRFQQWLYDLNYNATVRTTRGEDIDAACGQLVGRVKDRTKRSERYIQSVQLDAD
- the iscR gene encoding Fe-S cluster assembly transcriptional regulator IscR; the encoded protein is MRLTTKGRYAVTAMLDLALHAHNGPTSLSDISQRQEISLSYLEQLFARLRRAGLVNSVRGPGGGYLLSQPAEEISVSKVIDAVNESVDATRCQGLSDCQQGDTCLTHHLWCELSVQIRHFLDDMTLAQLMLRPDVIRIATRQKQRAEAGILASSP